One part of the Loxodonta africana isolate mLoxAfr1 chromosome 13, mLoxAfr1.hap2, whole genome shotgun sequence genome encodes these proteins:
- the LOC111749266 gene encoding olfactory receptor 2AK2-like: protein MKTENQTFGAEFILLGLFQYGQMNKTLFVAITVIFSVALMGNIILIHLIRLDTVLHTPMYFLLSQLSFIDMVYISTTVPKMATNFLSNGKTITFFGCEIHTFLFLTLGGTEALLGFMSYDRHVAICHPSHYPVLMSKTICLSMVTCAWASSSINALIHTLYVFQLPFCTSRIINHFFCEVPSLMPLVCQDTSQYEYTVLFSGLVILLLPFMAILASYAQVLIVVYQMSSGKGQTKAISTCSSHLIVVSLFYGATLSTYTRPHSLNYPEEDKVVAVFYSIITPLLNPFIYSLRNKEVMGAMRRVLGK, encoded by the coding sequence atgaagacagaaaatcaaacttttggagcagagtttatacttcttggccttttccaatatggccaaatgaacaagacactctttgttgccattactgtcatcttctcagtggctttgatgggaaatatcatactgatccacctcatccgattggacactgtgctccacactcccatgtacttcctcctcagtcagctctccttcattgacatggtgtacatctccaccacggtacccaagatggcgacaaacttcctgtcaaatggtaagaccattacttttttcggttgtgagattcacacctttctgtttttgactctcggtggaactgaagctcttcttggtttcatgtcttatgatagacacgtagcgatctgtcacccttcacattatcctgtgctcatgagcaagacgatctgtttgtccatggtcacatgtgcatgggccagtagttctatcaatgctttaatacatacactgtatgtatttcaacttccattctgtacatctcggatcattaaccactttttctgtgaagttccatctctaatgcctttggtgtgtcaggacacctcccagtatgagtatactgtcctctttagtggccttgtcattctgttactaccattcatggccattctggcttcctatgcccaggtgcttattgtggtgtaccagatgagctcaggtaaagggcagacaaaagccatctccacgtgttcctctcatctgattgtggtaagcctattctatggggctactctctccacctatacaaggccacattccttgaattaccctgaggaagataaagtggtggcggtgttttacagtatcattacacctcttctgaacccatttatctacagtctgaggaataaggaggtcatgggggccatgagaagagtgctgggaaaatag